In Acidisarcina polymorpha, the DNA window GGTCATTCCAGTTCACCGTGACGCCAGCATCGGTGAGGAAGTGCTTGATCATCGCCTGCATTGGAGCGGCTTTCTGAGCAAAGCGATATAGTCCCGAGCGATTCCGCTCAATAGCCTCCTTTGTTGTGTCTGGTGGCCAATCATAGCTCCAAAAAGGTGTATAGCCAGAGTAGTCACTGTGAAGTGCGTTCGAGACCTGCACGTAAGGAATACCCATCGATAGGGCTACAGCTTCCATTCCTTTGGCCGAGAAATCGATTACTAGCGCTTGAGCACGACTCTGGCGAAGAACTCTGGGGCCATCTCGGAGCACAGCTTTGCACAAGTCACTTAGCAGATCAATACTGAACTCGGTACCAGCCTGGCCTGACATGGAGCGAAGGGGGGCAAAGATAGAGGCAATCGACCCCGGAGGATATTCTTCTTCACACATGGGGAAGAAGAGCATGCCTTCTTCTTGTGTAACTCTAGCCTGGAGATCACAAAGACCAAGGACAATAACCTCATGACCGAGAAGGTGCATCTGCCGCGCGACAGAAAGCAGTACGGACACATGGCTGTAGAGCGGCAGCATATAGAACGCGATTCTCATAGTTCTTCTCGAAACTGCTCGTGCGCGTTGGGCCGTTTTAGACGGGGTGGTATTTTCCTGGTCCTTGAATCGATAGTTAGTTTGCTCAAGGCGTATCTAACTCTTGCCAGAAGGTTAGCCATCTATGCGAACGGGAAGCGATTTGAGTGACCGCATCCAATAGGCGGGCTGATAATCGAATGTCGTTGTGTTCAACTCAATGTTAGGGAACCGCTGTAAAAGAGATGCCAACGATATCTGTATTTCAAGCTTTGCCAGGGAAGCGCCGATGCAATAATGTGGTCCATATCCGAATGCTAAAGAGGAAGGGTTCTCCCTTCTCAGGTGGAGCGTCTCCGGTGAGGAATACTGTTCTGGGTCGTGGTTTGCGGCGCCTAAGCCGAGTTGCACACGGGTTCCACTTTTCAATACAATTCCATCGATGTCATGGTCGCCTGAGAGCAACCTGGTAACCCATAGAACGGGGCTAACGAAGCGCAGGAGTTCGTTGACGGCATTTCCCAGCAACTCCGGCGTGTCTAGCAACTCGACCCACAGAGAGCGCTGTTGAAGCAAGTGCCGCATGGCTCCCGAAAGCAGGTTCGTTGTAGTTTCATGTCCGGCAAACAGCAGGAAGCTAACCTGCACCATGATTTCGTCGGGCGACATCCTCGCTTCGGGGTCAGGCTCATTGACCAAACGCGAAATGAGGTCTTTCGAAGGGCTCTTCCTGCGCAGCGCAATGATGCTCTTGAGTACAAGCTCTGCCGCGCGAACCCGCTCTGCGATGTTCTCGATCATCTGCTGGTCTCCATGTAGAACCGCCCCAGGAAATCGCGTGAGCCACATGGACATCTGCCGAATAGTGTCATGAGACTCCTCAGGGATGCCTAGTATGTCAAATATGACCCCGGAGGGAAGCGGATGAGCGAAGCTGCGCACAAAGTCGATTTCGCCTTCCTCCTCGATGGCGTCCAGCAATTGCACCACTCGGTTTTCGATAGCCTTGCGCATGTCTGCTATGACGTCAGCTGTGAAGGCCTTCGTTATGGCGATGCGTTGGGTAGTATGCTGCGGAGGATCTGTCGCGAGGATTGTGGTAAACCAAAATTTGTAGCAGACGTTGAATGCGTTCGCAGTAGTGGCGGGAAGAGCTTCGGCGCGTCTCAATATCTCCGGACCGGTACCGGACCTGAAGAGTGCCGGTAATTGCAGCGCGGCTTTAACATCTTTATATCGGGACAGCATCCAGAACTGGTTTTCGGCCCGCCAATATACCGGATGGTGTTTCCGAAGACGGGTGAAGTACGGATATGGCTCCTGGATGTTTGACAGAGAAAACGGATCGAGATTGACTGAGAGCTGTTGTTGGTTTGTGTCCATCCTTGAACTCCTAACTGTCTTTACATAAACCTGGCGTACCGAACGCCACCATCGCCGCGCGACACGGTACATTTGCAAAATGCATCCCGCCTCCCCGAGGGCCTATCTCGCGAGCTCTGGTCAGTCAGCGGGCGCGGTCACAGAGGTTCTTAGGCGTATACACCAATTTAAGGTCACATCATTTATCGAGGCAGCTTCGCCCTTACTCAGGCAACTAGGCCGGACGTGTGCAACGTTGTGGCAATTAGGACTTGAACCGATTGTCTCGGCGTCGCCGGATAGACAGGCGTTCGAATCAGAGTGGCGTTCTCAAATCGGCGCAAGATGCAAGCTGAGCTGAGATGCGCTCCGCGACTTCTCTCGATATGGGAGAGCGCACGTAAAAGTCTTCTGCGGTAGACTGCAGTCTGTCAATTCCCAGATTCCTGATGCGCCAATCTTGGTAGAAACCGTGTGCGACGCAGAGTTCCGGTACGTCTGTCACTCCCTCATCGGACAGGACGCGAGCCAGAAAAAACGTATGATAGCCGAGCCGGTGAACCCGCTCGACCTGTAGCTCGCGCACTCTGCACGCAAACAGAGGCACCGGAATTTTGAAGATTTGGGACGGACGCGTGGGAAAGGGAAGCTCCTTCCAATCGATGGTAGGCCGGTTATGATTGGAGCCTAAGAAATATGCGATAGGGCCTTGCTTCATGGGAACACTGCTGAGCGCGACACGCCTGGTTTGTTGGACGAACCTTTCGGGCAAATAATTGTGCTTGAGGCAGAAGCCGAAGTAACTGCGGTTGAGTTCACCCATCACGTTCAGGGGAAAAATATTCCCGTTGCCCTCCTCATCCGCGACGCTGAGGAGAGAGACGGGGCGCGGGCAGCAAAACAGGGCCGACATGGCGTTCATCTGCCCAGCGGGAACTCGGATCTTGTTTGCCCTGCGGGAGGTAACAAGTGTATACCACAGGCGATTGCTCCAAAGCCTTACCGTGGGAAGACAGTAATTGACACACCTGCTGGAACGAAAGAGTAGAAACTCCGACCCACCGCATTCCAGCCTATCCTGATAATCAAGGTCGACCTCACTGAGGACACGATGGGCACCGCCGTTTTCGCACAAACGCAGCTTAAGTAGCTGGCAGTGGCTTTCATCGGGTGCCTGGCCCTGCGCGAATTCGATGCAGATGGTAAACGGCAATCCGGACGCCTGGCAGTGGCGCGTGGTAACGTCGATGGGCCTACCTACCCCGAGGAGCCACACCACGACTTCCTGCTGTGATGCCGTTTGCGCTAGAAAGAACCGGTTCGGCAGTTGCTCTCCGCCAAGTACTGCTTTTTTCATCCGTTTCAGCAGGTGCTTCTTTAGTGACATAGACGTTTCCGTCGGGTGCACGATGAGGCTTTGCCTAAGACAACTGATTATGTCCATGACTATCTCGGCGATCTTTGATGATGCCCCGCTCTTATCTCGGAGGTGATCACCCACACGCCACGTCTAGTAGCGATGGATTACAGACAAGGACGGTTTAGGCGCTCGATTGTGGGCCGCTCGGCCTCCAGATAGACTTGCACTCACTCTTGATATAACGCCTTCACGCGCACGCTGACCATCTCATCGTTGGCATTTGCGGACGTCACGCCTGTTGTCGCCGACTATTCCATTTAGTGCCGAGCGTCGCTGCGCCTCCGACCAGAAGGCCGCTCTTCATAAAAGAGCGGCGGCGATCAAGTGAACGCTTGATGTTGTCCCGTGAGTTTCGCATTCTTGCCTGCCTTTCTATCTAGTGAAACTAGACACAGGCATTTTTATTCTATCCATCTCGAGTTATTCCAAGAAATTCGCCTCGAGCCGATGACCTACCTCGCACACGATCGTTCACCGCTAAGTAGCGGGCACCTTATTAGATCCGGAGACATGGTTGGCTGATGTTCCATCCGGCGGCGCAATATTCCTGCAGCGAAAGCTATAAGCTCGCCCTAGGACTTGCCTGGTAGGTGTAGCAAGGCGATCGATAGGAAGAGGCTGATAACCAGGTAACCAGCCGAACACTCTTGCCCCGACCTCCGAAGAACTGGCACAACTGAAAGAGACAGATCGACCGACGAGAAGACAAGTCGGATTTTAAAACGTGAAGAAGCCCCGCCGATCGGAGCAGTAGAAGGCATAGAACCGTCGATCGGCTCTGTTGTTAGAGTTCTCGGCGAACCTATGCGCAGACGATTTCCAGCTTCTTCAGCTTTAACGCTTGATCGAAAAGCGCTATGCAGGATCAATGGATTCGAGGACCGGATAGCCGAGAACATAGCTCACTGGAAGAAACCCACTTCGGTCCTCTCCCATGTGCCATTGATAGCCGCTACGCTTCAACGGTTGCAACATGTTCTCAACTTCTTTCGTGGAGTAGACACGGAAACATGAAATTACCCCGTCGTACCACAGTACAAACGGGACAACCGGGATAAGGTAGGTCCAGAGCAATCGTGACCAGGAAAAAGGTCGTATGGTCGGAGCCAGCAACCATGTAAGCGCAGGGATGCAACAGACGGCGAGCAGGGTTCGCGGGGAGCGGCGGGCAACTTCGAACACTGCAATCCCTCGCCGTTGTTTCATGGCGTTTTCAAGTATCATTTTGGCCTGACCACTACCAAAATGATGAAACGAGGAAAAGATTGTTTGGAAGCCTTCCAGATCCGCTGGAATCATCGTGGCATCTGTTGAACGGTCCTCAAAAGATAGCAGGGTCGAGACCGCACTGGCCCGCTGGAAAGCTCGCAAATTTGG includes these proteins:
- a CDS encoding cytochrome P450, translated to MDTNQQQLSVNLDPFSLSNIQEPYPYFTRLRKHHPVYWRAENQFWMLSRYKDVKAALQLPALFRSGTGPEILRRAEALPATTANAFNVCYKFWFTTILATDPPQHTTQRIAITKAFTADVIADMRKAIENRVVQLLDAIEEEGEIDFVRSFAHPLPSGVIFDILGIPEESHDTIRQMSMWLTRFPGAVLHGDQQMIENIAERVRAAELVLKSIIALRRKSPSKDLISRLVNEPDPEARMSPDEIMVQVSFLLFAGHETTTNLLSGAMRHLLQQRSLWVELLDTPELLGNAVNELLRFVSPVLWVTRLLSGDHDIDGIVLKSGTRVQLGLGAANHDPEQYSSPETLHLRRENPSSLAFGYGPHYCIGASLAKLEIQISLASLLQRFPNIELNTTTFDYQPAYWMRSLKSLPVRIDG